From one Triticum aestivum cultivar Chinese Spring chromosome 4B, IWGSC CS RefSeq v2.1, whole genome shotgun sequence genomic stretch:
- the LOC123094785 gene encoding uncharacterized protein, protein MSMAEEQYYGGPRGAPHGLLLAVVVGLVVAGPLFLGDGGEAVTDAIAELLSPVGLLLLPVGLLLLIRLLSSDRGAAALADVFAFGGSPDAVHRVGGSPIGVALMLLLILALLYYRSALFGGGGDDDE, encoded by the coding sequence ATGTCAATGGCGGAGGAGCAGTACTACGGGGGCCCGCGCGGGGCGCCGCACGGGCTGCTGCTGGCGGTGGTGGTGGGGCTGGTGGTGGCGGGCCCGCTCTTCCTCGGCGACGGAGGCGAGGCGGTTACCGACGCCATCGCCGAGCTTCTCAGCCCCGTGGGCCTGCTCCTCCTCCCcgtgggcctcctcctcctcatccgcctcctctCCTCCGACCGCGGCGCCGCGGCGCTCGCCGACGTGTTCGCTTTCGGCGGCTCGCCCGACGCCGTGCACCGCGTCGGGGGTTCCCCCATTGGTGTGGCTCTCATGTTGCTCCTCATCCTCGCCCTCCTCTACTACCGCTCCGCGCTcttcggcggcggcggagacgacgACGAGTAG